TCTAGTGTGCGATATTCCATTTCTGTTAGAGACCTTATACCATCTGGATCAGGAACCACTTCTTCCGTATCCTCTTTAGGAGGGAAGCCGCGTTCTCGCCCGAGCAACCATTGATCAATGACCCCACAATCAATTGCATACTTGATTGCGTGCTCCAAATATTCTTTATCAGTAATAAGATGTGGTTGAACTGTCAACATTCTCATGAGAGCTGAAAAGAAGtcacgaaaaaaaaaaaaaaaaaaacacttagGAAAACTGGAAATTTGTCTTAAATGATATAATTAGTGCCTTCTTTAAACACTAGGAGCTCATAAAATTGGGAGATATACATTTAAGATTATAGAAGTGATGCTATatcttaatgacaagaatatGATTATATGCATCAATGAATTTCTGCATAATGCTATCCACTAAGAAGAGAAAACGACAGGTTCTTTAGTTCAATTACTGTGTGCAACGGAAACTTGAGTGCCCTAAGCCAATAGCTGGAATCTAAATCTTACAAAACAGCACTTATTTAAAGAATAAGCCCGCCAGGGACTAGAGGCTTGTATCTACATTTCTTAACTGAGCCACCACTATCCCCAGAAAGAGAATAACTATAATGGACCACTACAGGCTTCTCCTGAGCACTAGAGGCACAATAAATGGTTCTTATTTAGGAGTTCTGGCAGTTGTCACCTAAATGCAGGGCCAAGCAGGCCCTACTCTCATGGTGAAAGCACTAGTAGATATAATcattagaaaaaataaaaaatcaatagATATGCAGATCACAAGAGTGTACCCGCCACAATGCCATCTCCAGATGCTGACATATCAGACGTGAAAGGAGTAATAGGAGGATCCTCCATCCCATTAATAGCACCATGGTGCTCCTTTGTGTAGTAGTGAATCTTAGAAGTCCCATTTGTCACAAACAAAACCTTAAGATTTTCATGCCAAAGCGGTGCAACCACTTCTGGTGTATGATGGACAAATTTTGATCTGTCATTATTTTTGGTGTCAAATTCCTCAGAGGGCTGGATCCCACAAATAAACTCAAGCTCTTGCTTGGTAACCTCAATAATATCAGCAAGGTTCCACACTTGCTGTATGAACAACTTTGTTTCTTCGCAAGAATGCCATAGTAGTAATGGAAGGTTTACATCATAGAAAATAACTCCTCCTAATTTCTTCGAAATCTTGATTGCTTGCAGTGTAGTTGATCTCATATTTTGATCAAGCATAGAATGCGTGCTGAAGTAAAACATCTTTGCCTGCACCACAGATTGTTAAAAGCCATCCATGACTTCTCTAATCATAGAAGTAACTAATGAATCTAAAGTTTACACACTCAGTTAAATAAATTTAGATAATGTCTAATggcttttgttttaaattcaatgatgattaaatcaaaacaaacTGATTAAATGGGACTGAAAGCTTTTACCTCCTTCAGCACATCAATGTTGATCTCTGACTTTGATAAAGAATCCTCAGCACAGGGTTTGACACAAGTCAATCTCAAGCGAGCCCTTTTACCAATCTTCATCTGTGATACTGCAGTTGCCCTTTTACTATCAATGCGAACAGAACGAGTTTGAACATTGTTGACATTCATATAATATAGCATGGCCTGACCATATTCATCATCCCCAAGTTTTCCCATGAAAGCAACCTTGCCACCCAAGCTTGCAAGAGCAATTGCAACACTGCCTGCAGATCCCCCAGGAGACCTAATAAATTTTTCAGGAGCCCATAAtgcatctttctttctttcatgtATTTCATAATCTATAAGTCTGTTGGCTGGCCTTCCTGAGGGCACAAAAGCATGTTGTGCAGCCCCAAAGCAACAAACAAGAGGAGGCCAATCATAAGTACAGCTAATATCCTCTCCCTCATCTATTTCCAATTCTATGTCTTCCGTATTCTCATCCTTCATATCCACAGTGAATGTAAACTCCTCAGGCTCACTAAGTTCAGCTTCACTAACCTGCTCCTCAACATCATCTTTCTTCTTAGTTTTTCTCCTCCGTACCTTCTTCTCAGTTTGTTCTTCCTCCGTGCTTGTAGACGCAGATGCCGCtagataaattaaattgcaGGTTTAGCACATACAAGATAGATTTTTAAGTAACAAGACCTAAAAGAGCAATAAGGAGGACTACCTTTCCTACGAGTTCTTCCACGCGGTTTCTTGGTATCTTCACTAGATGCAGAAATGATGCTTTCCTCACTTGAAGCATCTGTTTCGGCTATTGTTTTCTTTCGAGTTCGTTTGGGAGTCCTAGATGTGTTTTTCTTCACAACAACCTCATCTTCATTGGATGCCTCTACAGCTGAGTTCTCTGAGTTAATCTTTTTCGGGACAGCAGCAAGGCCCCGCTTTTTACTATGTAATCTAAGACCCTGAAACTGCACAAAGTTCAGTGACGGGCTATTGGGCCAATCCAAATGGCACCTGCAAATTTTAATAAACAAGTTGACTATCACAACCATTACCATTCATTTGGTAATTGAGCTGAAGGAAgtgtaagaaaaaaaaattctttgacGAAGACTATGAAGTGCAATTCATAATTGTAGGGTTTTAGAGGTTTAAGAAAATTCTAGTTTTTTCATGCCTTTTACCTTAAAATCCATCAAGAAAACTCTATAATTATCCAAACCCAGAAAAggtttctcatttttttcatttctgcTCAGTTGGGATAACCATTTGAATTAAGGAGCAAAGGAACCACATGGTTTTAAATGAAAAGACTAGATTTTCAacagagagatagagagagagagaaagagaaccTGGGTAAGAGGAGAAAGTGAGTGAAAGAAAGAGATGCCATCGACAGAGCTACCAAGAGCTCAACTTCTTCGTTGCCCAAGTAATTCCAACTATTGGGTGTTGCTAGTATTAGGCCATGAGAGAAGTGATAAAGTGTGCGGGTTTGAAGGGTTGCAAACTTAAAAGTGTCTTCACTGTCAGTAAACAAGTCCAAAGAGCTTAGCGGGAGAGGAAATAGGTAATAGGATGAGAACTTTGCACGTGCGTAGGGCGTGCAGGTAAGAAAGCCAAACGGCGCCGTATCGTTCCTAATAATTAGGCTCCAGGCATCTTTGGACCATTTTGTTCTCCAACTTGTCCTATTGCTTCCATGTCTGAATATCTGTTTAACGTTGGATCGCAGTTGATTTAAGGAACTGTATCTAACTTAAATCCTCTTCTACTAACACACATAATAAACACACGGAAACCATGAATAACAAACACctcacacaaacaaaaaaccttTCAACggttttacccaaaaaaaaaaaaagacaatccATCATCTATAAGAAATTAAGAATCTGGTATTTGTTTCGTTAGCAAAGTTTTACAAGAAAGCTTGACAAATTACAAGGATTTGATGGAAACAAACACATTTTTCTCTCCTAATTTTCACTTGGGGGCAGTGGAACTAGTCATTCTGTTTCAAAACCTCTGCTTCAGCCCTTGCCATGGGGTCATCCTTCATCTCgatttcctcttctttttccccCTCTCGATCCTCTGTCTTCTTTTTCCTGTGTAACTCTTCCGCAGCCTGCATGGCAGCCCGGTTCTCGGCCTGCATACGCTGCATTTCCTCTTCTTGTTGCTGCCTCTCAAACCATGTGTCTGCATCTGCCCAGACTGTAATAGAACAAGAACATAagttattaattaaatttcaagCTTGATTGCAAATGCAGCTTACCttcaaagaaagaaggatTTTAAGTAATTCTAGTTCAGTGCAAGATCAAGTGAACTTTTGCTCAAAGATGTTATTCAACTGTTTCTAATTCAATCTTATCCATCTTTTTCTATCAACCTCAACTATATACACTTAAGAGTTGCATTCTTCTGTTGTTGCCTAATTTTCATAACTTCAACGAAAGTTACTTCTAGCACATTAACGTACAAATTTCCTTTACCAACCATAACCAATAATAGTAGGAAATTCACAGAGCTTATCAACGACTCTAAGAAGAAACACCTAAGCCTATTTGACTGCATCATAGCCAAACTGAAtcctaaaaccctaaaccccaaaagTAGTaaacaagaacaaacaaaCCCATACAGACTTAATAACAAGAACAACCAAACCCAACAGAGCATCAATCACAAACCCTAACCAAAATTCACACCAAGACTAAGAAATCAAACACCCAATTAATCAATCAACCAAACCCATCTAAACAAATCAAGCAACAATCAAATCTACAAACACatacacaaaataaataagaatttttttttataataacaataataatgtaaagagaggaggaggaggaggagtaaaaggaaaaaggacgTACTGGGCTGAGCGGCCCAACCCTGTTCACCACCCTTGATTTTCTCTGGGAGGGCATAATTGACGGTGAGGACACGGCCGTAGAGCTCGGCGCCGTCCATATTGTCCATGGCGGAGGATGCATCCTCTCTCTCCAAGAATGTGACGAAGCCAAAAGACCGGTGCTTCTGTGTGGCTTGGTCCAGCGGCGTCTTCACGTCCTTGATGTCCCCAAAGGGTATGAACGCCGCGTGCAGAATCGACTCGTTCACCTCCTCCGCCAACCCTCCTACATACAGCGTGTTCTTCTGCACTGCTTGCTGCGCCATTCTCAAACCTCTGCAATTTCAGATTTTAGATTCacttctctccctcttcctTCTTGTTCCTCCTGCTTCTTTTCGATTTTCAGTTGGGCCTCTATGCGTctatatatgagagagagcTTACAGGGGGTGTatttaattaagaattttaaataatataaaaaagttttGTGGTATTTTATTAAGGttattggaattttaaaaagaaagtgaTCAAATCTAatggtattcaattaagacTTTAAACAAAGGTTACGGTATTCAAAATTTAGCTAAtttcaaagaatttttttaaaatatggaattatatggaatttttttattaggaCGTATAAATACCAAACTCTATCTCAGATGAGAGTACTGTGGTATCTTTGTTTGAACGGAGAGAAGCTACATATTGAAGGTTGCAATGAGACCCATATAAATCTTGCAAAATAATAAGAGCTAAATAAGGAAAATGTGGAAAATCCATTTGGTCCTTTTTcttatatgaaaaaattcatttcatccattcaaatcttataaattttatgatataattttttaaaattcataattaaaaattcttgatttatagaaatttataaataaaattctataagtaattacatttttcttaatttcactagacttttttttttatatcccTAAATAGGTTTTTAGACTCTCCCTACTAGGACTAGGAAAACCGCACTGCCCCAatacttttattattattaaaatatattataagcccattcttttttaatacataGCAATATTGAGGGAGGCAGATTCCGTATTTGAAAATCTCTGATGTAAGAGTAACTGTTTTTAATCATTTGAGCTACACAACCCCTTATTattcttaaaaataataatacaaattaGTATTGGGTGTTGAAATAATTCTTGGGTGCATTTAGAAAAGCTATTATCAAAGTCTTGCAAGAATAATCATTATCAAAGCTTGGGCTTCTCTTCCTTTCTACAATAAGGAGTTTAGAGTGAAGAGCTTATTTAAGGGGTTCAATCCCATCATCAAACCACTTAAAATGTTTAAGTCTATTAATTTTCCCACATTTGTTGATGGTGAGATTGAATGCCTCAAAGAAGCTCCTCACTCTCAACTCCTCGTTATAACCTTTCCGGAATATTAACACCCCAACTTAACAAATCCCATGAATCTCTTTAACTTTCTGCATTATTCAACAAGACAATggcgaccaaaaaaaaaaaaaaaagacacgAGACATTGATTCCCACCAATTTCAATGACATACATCTACTAAAAATTTGTAAATGTCATATTTGAAATCCGTACATAAATCTctcaatcaaaataatatgCATATTCTCTCCCCAATACTTGTGAACAACAATGGCCTAGTTTCCTCAGCGGCTATTGTCTCACTTATTCAAAATTGTGAGGACTTTCCTTTTGAGTGGTAACAAATGGGCAAAATTGTATTGAATCACTTCTTGCGCAAGTAGAAGAAGCCAACAACCACAGAGATGCCAACAACGGCCACAGGAACAGCCCAGTATTGCTTCGTCAAGTCCTTGATCTTCTGAGGATAATCAACTGCTTGACATTCACAACCATTACGATTCATTTGGTAATTGAGCTGAAGGAAGTGCAATTAATAATTGCTTTGATCTTAAAATCCATGAAGAAAACTCTAGAATTATCCAAACCCAGAAAAGATTCCTCATTTTTCCATTTCCGCTCATTTGGGATTTCCATTTGAATTAAGGAGCAAAGGAACCACATGGTTTTGAATTAAAAGACTGGGTTAtcaacagagagagagagagagagagagagagaaaacctGGGTAAGAGGAGAAAGTGAGTGAAAGAAAGAGACGCCATCGACAGAGCTACCAAGAGCTCAACATCTTCGTTGCCCAAGTAATATAAACTATTGGGCGTTGCTATTAAGCCATGAGATAAGTGTGTGGGTTTTAAGGGTTGCAACTTGGAAATGTGTCTTCACTGTCAGTAGTAAACAAGTCCACGAGCTTAGCGGGAGGGGACATAGGATGAGAACTTTGCAGCCGTGCAGGTAAAAACACCGAACGGCGCCGTATCGTCCCTACTAATTAGGCTTTAGTCATCTTTAGACCGTTTTATTTTAGTTCTCCAACTTGTCCTATAGCTTCCATTCCATGTCTAAATATTTGTTTAACGTTGGATTGCAAATGATTTTTGAATCGTTTTAACGCACTGTATCTAACTTAAAGCCTCTTCTAACACACATAATAAACACATGGAATGGAAACCATGAAAAACAAACACCCAAAAACCCCTTCAAGAGTTCTATAGAAGGATAACTCATCATCTATCTCATTAAGAATCAGGTATTCGTTTCGTTAGCAAAGTTTTACAAGGGAGCTTGACAAATTACAAGGATTTGATGGAAACAAAAGCATTTTCCTCTCATAATTTTCAATTGGGAAGCAGTGGAACTAGTCATTTTGTTTCAAAACTTCTGCTTCAGCCCTTGCTATGGGTCATCCTTCATCTCGCTTTctgtcttcttttttctgtgtAACTCTTCCGCAGCCTGCATGGCAGCCCAGTTTTCAGCCTGAATACGCTTACATTTCCTCTTCTTGTTGCTGCCTCTCAAACCATGTGTCTGCATCTGCCCAGACTGTAATGGAACAAGGAAAGAAGTTATTACGCATCCATTAAATTTCAACCTCGATGCAAATGCAGCTTACCTTCAAAGAATGAAGGATTTAAGTAATTCAATTTAGTGCAAGACCAAAGTGAAGTTTTGGTCAAAGGTGGTCTGGCTTCATCTTCAAAGATGTTATTCAATTGTTTCAAATTCAATCTTATCTATCTTTTTCTATCAACCCTACCTATAGGAGTTGCATTCTTCTGTTGCTAAATTTTCTTAACTTCAACCAACCAAAGCTACTTCTATCACATTAATGTACAAATTTCCTTTACTAACCAAACCAATGATACTAGGAAATTTCCAAAGTTTATCAATGACTCTAAGAAGGAACCTAAGCCTATTTGACTGCATACCCAGATTTAAtcctaaaaccctaaaccccaaaagTCCAAACCAAGATCGAAAAAACCCATACCCActtaaaacaagaacaaacagAGCACCAATAACAAACCCTAACCAAAATTCACACCAATActacaaaataaaacaccccaattaataaaaaaaccaaacccatCTAAACAAATCAAGCTAACAATCAaatccacacacacacaaaacaaataagaaatttaataataataataataatgtaaaGAGAGGAGGTGGAGTAAAAGGGGAAAAAGGATGTACTGGGCTTTGTCAAGTCCTTGATCTTCTGAAGATAATCAACTGGTTGATTCTTAGAGGTTATACCAAGTTCCGGGATAGCTGAGGAAGTGGTGTCAAGCTCCCTTGCAGTATTGCTATCCCGAGCATCTTCAAAATCTTCAGCGGCATCTCTTCctttaatgaaattaaatcAACAAGTCATATCaagattttgtatttgtatctACATTGTTGTTTTAGAAGGTTATCTGAAATAAATTCTTCACAGTGCAATCAAATAAATCGGGATATTATCCAAAAAGGAAGCTTAAAACTATACCAGTTGCAGCAAGGACTACTTCGTGTCCACCAGGGCGATTGTCCAAGTATGATGACACAGCGTACACCTGTGATTAACAAATGCACTAACATGTAAATATGGGAGGAGACAGatttcatttcttctttcttgtggTATATGATATAATGTGCAACCATGATCAGATTAATAAGGTCTATGACAACTTACAGTTATCCATAGTGAAATCAAACAGAGAAATCAAACAAGTAATGAAAAAGTAAAGTCAAAAGTTATTGTATACACAATCAAACTGATCCCTTGAAAACAGATTTCACATTGGGAAATCAAGACATTATTCGGATGATAAGAAAACCTCCGATATTGATTGACTATCATCATTCTGAGGATCTGCATATATTCCAAAATTTGGATAGTTAAGAGAGCAAAGACACCAAGATACTGACCAAATCCCAGAGAGAAGCCACTTGGAAATTTATAAATACCAAAGCACAGTAAGCCAGCAACAAGTGGATATTTATGCTTATCAACCAGTTACAACATTAATAGAACACAACAAGCATAATAATCTATATGCTTATAGTATGAGGACTATTCATATGCAATCTAAATATGGTCATGAAAGCTGTTAAGAAACTTGCAAGATAGAAAAACCAACACACA
The window above is part of the Prunus dulcis chromosome 1, ALMONDv2, whole genome shotgun sequence genome. Proteins encoded here:
- the LOC117614302 gene encoding peptidyl-prolyl cis-trans isomerase E; translation: MAQQAVQKNTLYVGGLAEEVNESILHAAFIPFGDIKDVKTPLDQATQKHRSFGFVTFLEREDASSAMDNMDGAELYGRVLTVNYALPEKIKGGEQGWAAQPIWADADTWFERQQQEEEMQRMQAENRAAMQAAEELHRKKKTEDREGEKEEEIEMKDDPMARAEAEVLKQND
- the LOC117620611 gene encoding fructokinase-like 2, chloroplastic, encoding MASLSFTHFLLLPRCHLDWPNSPSLNFVQFQGLRLHSKKRGLAAVPKKINSENSAVEASNEDEVVVKKNTSRTPKRTRKKTIAETDASSEESIISASSEDTKKPRGRTRRKAASASTSTEEEQTEKKVRRRKTKKKDDVEEQVSEAELSEPEEFTFTVDMKDENTEDIELEIDEGEDISCTYDWPPLVCCFGAAQHAFVPSGRPANRLIDYEIHERKKDALWAPEKFIRSPGGSAGSVAIALASLGGKVAFMGKLGDDEYGQAMLYYMNVNNVQTRSVRIDSKRATAVSQMKIGKRARLRLTCVKPCAEDSLSKSEINIDVLKEAKMFYFSTHSMLDQNMRSTTLQAIKISKKLGGVIFYDVNLPLLLWHSCEETKLFIQQVWNLADIIEVTKQELEFICGIQPSEEFDTKNNDRSKFVHHTPEVVAPLWHENLKVLFVTNGTSKIHYYTKEHHGAINGMEDPPITPFTSDMSASGDGIVAALMRMLTVQPHLITDKEYLEHAIKYAIDCGVIDQWLLGRERGFPPKEDTEEVVPDPDGIRSLTEMEYRTLESVS